From the Paucidesulfovibrio gracilis DSM 16080 genome, one window contains:
- the clpX gene encoding ATP-dependent Clp protease ATP-binding subunit ClpX, producing the protein MSKNTGTDELRCSFCSKSQNEVQRLIAGPSVYICDECVGLCNEIIAQEIMHGGMEEGRLLSPMEIRDSLDQYVIGQEQAKKILSVAVHNHYKRVFYASTAGKDDVELDKSNILLIGPTGSGKTLLAQTLARVLKVPFAIADATTLTEAGYVGEDVENILVQLLQNADYDIEAASRGIIYVDEIDKISRKGDSPSITRDVSGEGVQQALLKIIEGTEANIPPKGGRKHPQQEFIRLDTSNILFILGGAFIGLESIVQQRLQGSAMGFGAKVDVKVSATDSELFSKTEPNDLVKFGLIPEFVGRVPVITSLEELTEDDLVRILVEPRNALTKQYQKLFSLDNVNLRFTDNALKAIAVRAVDRKTGARGLRNVLESVMMDIMYSLPSKEGVKECVINRGVVEEGKEPLLLYQQEVKSA; encoded by the coding sequence ATGAGTAAAAACACAGGTACGGACGAGTTGCGCTGTTCCTTTTGCAGCAAGTCGCAAAACGAGGTCCAAAGGCTGATTGCCGGACCAAGCGTCTATATCTGCGACGAGTGCGTGGGACTGTGCAATGAAATCATAGCCCAGGAAATCATGCACGGCGGCATGGAAGAGGGGCGGCTACTCTCTCCAATGGAGATTCGCGATTCGCTTGATCAGTATGTTATCGGTCAGGAGCAGGCCAAGAAGATCCTGTCCGTGGCCGTGCATAACCACTACAAGCGGGTGTTCTACGCTTCCACGGCTGGCAAGGATGATGTGGAACTGGACAAATCCAACATTTTGCTCATCGGTCCCACGGGGTCGGGCAAAACGCTCTTGGCCCAGACCCTGGCCCGGGTGCTGAAGGTGCCGTTTGCCATTGCCGACGCCACAACGCTCACCGAAGCTGGATATGTGGGCGAGGATGTGGAAAATATCCTGGTTCAGCTGCTTCAGAATGCGGATTACGATATTGAAGCTGCTTCTCGCGGCATTATCTATGTTGATGAAATTGATAAGATTTCCCGCAAAGGTGACAGCCCGTCCATTACCCGAGACGTTTCTGGTGAGGGGGTGCAGCAGGCACTCTTGAAGATTATCGAGGGTACCGAGGCCAATATTCCTCCCAAGGGTGGCCGGAAGCATCCGCAGCAGGAATTCATTCGGCTCGATACTTCCAATATTCTGTTCATTCTTGGCGGGGCGTTTATTGGTCTGGAGAGTATCGTCCAGCAGCGGCTGCAAGGTTCGGCCATGGGCTTCGGCGCCAAGGTGGATGTGAAGGTGAGCGCCACGGACAGCGAACTGTTCTCAAAAACCGAACCCAACGATCTCGTCAAGTTCGGCCTGATTCCAGAATTTGTCGGCCGAGTTCCGGTGATCACTTCGTTGGAGGAATTGACCGAAGACGACCTGGTTCGCATCCTGGTGGAGCCGCGGAACGCCCTCACCAAGCAGTACCAAAAGCTGTTCAGCCTGGACAACGTGAATTTACGGTTTACGGATAACGCGCTCAAGGCCATTGCCGTCCGCGCCGTGGATCGGAAAACCGGGGCGCGTGGCCTGCGGAACGTCCTGGAAAGCGTGATGATGGATATCATGTACTCGCTTCCGTCCAAGGAGGGCGTCAAGGAGTGCGTGATCAACCGGGGCGTTGTTGAGGAAGGCAAGGAACCCCTGCTTTTGTATCAACAGGAAGTGAAAAGCGCGTAA
- the lon gene encoding endopeptidase La, producing the protein MPKFGFDSKDSPIDFVTLPMMSLREVVMFPRSIVPLFVGREASVKAIESALANFDKKIFLVTQRAPEKEKPEPGDLYEVGTVSKILQMLRLPDGTIKVLFEGLYRGRWDPTTNVVSPEDEYSMARVERIPEQTAEGSEADALVRAVHEGLDSFGEANSKVAPEAVSAMSGINEPGQLADSIMPHLRVDFRQKQEVLETLPPHERLERTYEMLLGEVEIATIEKRVKGRVKDQMEKNQRDYYLNEQIKAINKEMGREDDPVAEAAELEERLGKKKMSDENRERVMREVKKLRTMQPSSAEYTVLRNYVDWVLDLPWGELKQTNVAIDKARTILDEDHFGLEKPKERILEYLAVQNLVETIKGPILCLVGPPGVGKTSIARSIARATEREFVRLSLGGVRDEAEIRGHRRTYVGALPGKIIQSLRRCSFNNPVLCLDEVDKMSTDFRGDPSSALLEVLDPEQNATFNDHYLDLDYDLSKVFFITTANTLESIPLPLQDRMEIIRLPGYLETEKREIGRRFLLPKQLEQHGLAMENLDLPDDALVEVIRTYTREAGVRNLEREIASICRKTAMRIVEADDKQMQVALNASGLEDFLGIPRFRHGEREKAPGVGVSTGLAWTQMGGELLMVETALMPGKGKVVITGKLGDVMQESAKAAISYIRSRSDLFGLKRDFHQDVDIHVHVPEGATPKDGPSAGITLATSVVSALLNIPVRHDLAMTGEITLRGSVLPIGGLREKLLAAHRGRIKTVLIPKDNEKDLRDVPQEIKDDLTILPMENMDEVLEQALVCESADAIFCGRGKSAEPIANLLLKEPQLERPH; encoded by the coding sequence ATGCCGAAATTCGGTTTCGACTCGAAGGATTCCCCCATCGACTTCGTTACCCTGCCCATGATGAGCCTGCGCGAAGTGGTGATGTTTCCCCGGTCCATCGTCCCCTTGTTTGTGGGGCGCGAGGCGTCGGTGAAGGCCATTGAAAGTGCGCTGGCCAATTTTGACAAAAAAATATTTCTGGTGACCCAGCGGGCACCGGAAAAAGAAAAACCCGAGCCGGGCGATCTCTACGAGGTCGGCACGGTGAGTAAGATTCTTCAGATGCTGCGGCTTCCCGACGGTACCATTAAGGTGCTTTTCGAGGGGCTGTACCGCGGACGATGGGATCCCACAACCAATGTGGTGTCCCCGGAAGACGAATATTCCATGGCCCGGGTGGAACGGATCCCCGAGCAGACCGCTGAGGGATCCGAGGCCGACGCCTTGGTGCGGGCCGTGCATGAGGGGCTGGATAGCTTTGGCGAGGCCAATTCCAAGGTCGCTCCGGAAGCGGTTTCCGCCATGTCCGGCATAAATGAGCCAGGTCAGTTGGCCGACTCCATCATGCCGCATCTGCGTGTGGATTTCCGCCAGAAGCAGGAAGTGTTGGAAACGCTTCCTCCGCATGAACGCCTGGAACGCACTTATGAAATGCTGCTGGGCGAGGTGGAGATTGCCACCATTGAAAAGCGGGTCAAGGGTCGCGTCAAAGACCAGATGGAAAAAAATCAGCGGGATTATTATCTGAACGAGCAGATCAAGGCCATCAACAAAGAGATGGGCCGAGAGGATGATCCCGTTGCCGAAGCTGCAGAGCTGGAAGAGCGGCTCGGCAAGAAAAAAATGAGCGATGAGAACCGCGAGCGGGTCATGCGCGAAGTGAAAAAACTTCGTACCATGCAGCCCAGTTCTGCGGAATATACGGTCTTGCGCAACTATGTCGATTGGGTTCTGGATTTGCCCTGGGGCGAACTCAAGCAAACCAACGTGGCCATAGATAAGGCGCGAACCATCCTGGACGAGGATCATTTCGGCCTGGAGAAACCCAAGGAGCGCATCCTTGAGTATCTGGCCGTGCAAAATCTTGTGGAGACCATCAAGGGACCGATCCTCTGCCTGGTCGGGCCTCCCGGTGTCGGTAAAACCTCCATTGCCCGGTCCATTGCCCGCGCTACGGAGCGCGAGTTCGTCCGGCTTTCTCTTGGCGGTGTTCGTGATGAGGCTGAAATCCGCGGCCACCGACGCACGTATGTGGGGGCGCTTCCCGGCAAGATCATTCAGTCTCTGCGCCGCTGCTCTTTCAACAATCCTGTGCTCTGTCTGGACGAAGTGGATAAGATGAGCACGGACTTTCGTGGGGATCCCTCTTCGGCATTGCTGGAGGTGCTGGACCCTGAGCAGAACGCCACGTTCAACGATCATTATCTGGATCTGGATTATGATCTTTCCAAGGTGTTCTTCATCACCACGGCCAATACGCTGGAATCCATTCCGCTGCCGTTGCAGGATCGCATGGAAATTATCCGTTTGCCCGGATATCTGGAAACCGAGAAACGCGAAATCGGCCGGCGTTTTCTGTTGCCCAAGCAGCTGGAACAACACGGGTTGGCCATGGAAAACCTGGACCTTCCCGATGATGCGTTGGTGGAAGTCATCCGAACCTACACCAGAGAGGCCGGTGTGCGAAATCTTGAGCGGGAGATCGCTTCGATTTGTCGCAAAACGGCCATGCGCATCGTTGAAGCGGACGACAAGCAGATGCAGGTCGCTTTGAATGCATCCGGTCTGGAGGATTTCTTGGGAATTCCTCGGTTCCGTCATGGAGAGCGTGAAAAGGCTCCCGGCGTGGGCGTTTCAACCGGACTCGCATGGACCCAGATGGGGGGCGAGCTGCTGATGGTGGAGACGGCACTTATGCCCGGCAAGGGCAAGGTGGTCATTACCGGCAAGCTGGGGGACGTCATGCAGGAATCGGCCAAGGCCGCTATTTCCTATATTCGTTCCCGTTCGGATTTATTTGGCTTGAAACGTGATTTCCACCAGGATGTGGATATTCACGTTCACGTTCCCGAGGGGGCGACTCCCAAGGATGGCCCGTCCGCCGGTATTACTCTGGCCACGTCCGTTGTCTCGGCGCTGTTGAACATCCCTGTGCGTCACGATTTGGCCATGACAGGGGAAATCACCCTCCGTGGAAGCGTGTTGCCTATCGGCGGCCTTCGCGAAAAATTGCTGGCTGCACATAGGGGACGGATCAAGACCGTGTTGATCCCCAAGGATAACGAGAAGGATCTTCGTGACGTGCCTCAGGAGATCAAGGACGATCTGACCATTCTGCCCATGGAGAATATGGACGAGGTGCTTGAGCAGGCTCTGGTCTGTGAGAGTGCGGATGCGATTTTCTGTGGGCGGGGCAAGTCAGCGGAACCCATCGCCAATTTGCTGCTCAAGGAGCCGCAGTTGGAGCGTCCGCACTGA
- a CDS encoding M23 family metallopeptidase: MNTLHRKPARKGGRIFILLLLAALLCVAGWYVLRDTTPPSLTITPEQGFLNADSQIVITALDEGVGLKRLNIRISQDGRDRVSVDKTFGSTTHKHEEIIPLNGQPLSEGPIEISVRADDGGLFLFSHSRKAEVTLTLDTKAPRIELHSTRHNISQGGSGLVAFGVDEDLRECALHIGDHEFPAYRQEDGSYLCLFGMPWDMGPDDFNPILRAVDLAGNISERNLPHHANARRFRSDRLNLPKSFLVRKGALFQRMFPDDPETDPLGRYIKINNELRRQNRAQLLEIGMNTSPEPLWEGVFTRSPGATTAKFGDNRDYYFEGVAVDNQTHLGVDLANHQNSPIEAANNGTVVFADFLGIYGKCVIVDHGLGLQSLYAHLSRMDVAKGDAVKKGQVVGLSGVTGLAGGDHLHFGIIVSGLPVQPREWWDPSWIRNNITPRLEK, from the coding sequence ATGAACACCCTGCATCGCAAACCCGCCCGTAAGGGTGGACGGATTTTTATTCTACTCCTCCTAGCCGCCCTGCTGTGCGTTGCGGGCTGGTATGTCCTTCGCGACACCACGCCCCCCAGCCTGACCATCACTCCGGAACAAGGATTCCTGAATGCGGATTCTCAAATCGTCATTACCGCGCTGGATGAGGGCGTCGGCCTGAAGCGCCTGAATATTCGGATATCCCAGGACGGCAGAGACCGTGTGAGCGTGGACAAGACGTTTGGATCCACCACGCACAAACACGAAGAAATCATCCCGCTCAACGGACAACCGCTCTCCGAAGGACCGATTGAAATTTCGGTTCGCGCCGATGACGGAGGATTATTCCTGTTCTCTCACTCCCGCAAGGCCGAAGTCACCCTCACGCTGGACACAAAGGCGCCACGCATTGAGCTGCACAGTACTCGACACAACATCAGCCAGGGAGGCAGCGGACTGGTGGCCTTCGGTGTGGACGAAGACTTGCGCGAATGCGCCTTGCACATCGGAGATCATGAATTTCCAGCCTATCGCCAGGAGGACGGCTCCTACCTTTGCCTGTTCGGAATGCCCTGGGACATGGGACCGGACGATTTCAACCCCATTCTGCGAGCAGTGGATCTTGCCGGTAATATCTCGGAACGCAATCTGCCGCACCACGCCAATGCACGCCGGTTCCGCTCGGACCGGCTCAACCTGCCCAAAAGCTTCCTTGTCAGAAAAGGTGCCTTATTCCAGCGCATGTTCCCGGACGACCCGGAAACCGACCCCCTGGGGCGCTACATTAAAATCAACAACGAGCTTCGCCGGCAAAACCGCGCTCAACTCTTGGAAATCGGGATGAATACCTCCCCGGAGCCTCTCTGGGAAGGCGTTTTTACGCGCTCCCCTGGGGCTACCACCGCGAAATTCGGGGATAATCGCGACTACTATTTTGAAGGTGTGGCCGTAGACAATCAGACGCACTTGGGCGTGGACCTGGCCAACCATCAAAACAGCCCCATCGAAGCCGCGAACAATGGCACTGTCGTCTTTGCTGATTTTCTGGGCATCTATGGGAAATGCGTCATCGTGGACCATGGGTTGGGGCTACAGAGCCTGTACGCCCATTTGAGCCGCATGGATGTGGCCAAAGGCGACGCCGTAAAAAAAGGACAAGTGGTCGGACTTTCCGGGGTAACGGGGCTGGCCGGGGGCGATCACCTGCACTTCGGCATCATTGTCTCCGGGCTGCCCGTACAACCTCGTGAGTGGTGGGATCCTTCCTGGATCCGCAACAACATCACCCCACGCCTGGAAAAATAA
- a CDS encoding CBS domain-containing protein, producing the protein MKVKDLMSSPVFSLRQTDTLYSARELMQMQRIRHIPIVTSDNLFIGLITHRDLLSATISHLAEVDPETQREIDSGIPIQEIMRTDLQSISPEAGLEEAAKVLLNHKYGCLPVVDNQRLVGILTEADFLKLTIQLLEAIDSAD; encoded by the coding sequence ATGAAGGTCAAGGATTTGATGTCCTCCCCGGTTTTTTCCCTCCGGCAGACGGATACGCTCTACAGCGCCCGGGAGCTTATGCAGATGCAACGCATCAGGCATATCCCCATCGTCACTTCCGACAATCTCTTCATCGGACTAATCACGCATCGCGACCTTCTTTCCGCAACCATTTCGCATCTCGCCGAGGTAGACCCGGAAACCCAACGGGAAATCGACTCCGGCATTCCCATCCAGGAAATCATGCGCACGGACCTTCAGTCCATTTCACCGGAAGCAGGACTGGAAGAAGCCGCCAAAGTACTGCTCAATCACAAATACGGCTGCCTGCCGGTTGTGGACAACCAACGCCTTGTGGGCATCCTTACCGAAGCCGATTTTCTGAAACTCACCATTCAGTTGCTTGAGGCTATTGACAGCGCCGACTGA
- a CDS encoding protein-L-isoaspartate(D-aspartate) O-methyltransferase: MRVDPKRIRERMVRDQLEARGVDDPAVLSAMREIPRHVFVEEALASKAYSDCPLPIGERQTISQPYVVGVMTQTLAVQPDMKVLEIGTGSGYQTTVLAHMGADVYTVERIKSLFFAARQRFLDMRLFSVRCKLDDGTMGWPEEAPFDRILVTAGGPEVPEPLVGQLAEGGRLVIPVGTDRGRQTLVLVEKINGEAHRSDLGEVRFVDLVGRHGW, translated from the coding sequence ATGCGCGTAGATCCGAAACGAATTCGGGAACGCATGGTGCGTGACCAACTGGAGGCCCGGGGAGTTGATGACCCCGCGGTGCTCTCGGCCATGCGCGAGATTCCCCGGCATGTCTTTGTCGAGGAAGCGTTGGCGTCCAAGGCGTATTCCGACTGTCCCCTGCCGATTGGTGAGCGTCAGACGATTTCTCAGCCTTACGTGGTGGGGGTGATGACCCAGACCCTCGCCGTGCAACCGGATATGAAGGTGCTGGAAATTGGCACCGGTTCGGGATATCAAACTACCGTCCTTGCCCATATGGGGGCCGATGTTTATACTGTGGAACGCATTAAGTCGTTGTTTTTTGCGGCTCGCCAGCGTTTCCTGGATATGCGGCTGTTCAGTGTGCGCTGCAAGCTTGACGACGGCACCATGGGCTGGCCTGAGGAGGCTCCTTTTGACAGGATATTAGTGACTGCTGGAGGGCCGGAGGTGCCGGAGCCTTTAGTGGGCCAATTAGCGGAAGGTGGCCGTCTGGTTATTCCCGTGGGAACGGATCGAGGACGCCAAACCCTCGTACTCGTGGAAAAGATCAATGGCGAGGCGCACCGTAGCGACCTGGGCGAGGTCCGTTTTGTGGATCTCGTGGGACGTCACGGCTGGTAG
- a CDS encoding Mrp/NBP35 family ATP-binding protein, whose product MSSCSSTGGSCPSSGADGPSAKQQLQDGLISSTLAKIKYKLFIMSGKGGVGKSSVSVNLAAALASKGFKVGLLDVDIHGPSVPTLLGLKGLLDVDRGSLIKPKEYSENLHVVSMESLLKDPDQAVLWRGPMKTSAIRQFVSDVQWGDLDFLVVDSPPGTGDEPMTVLKTIPEALCVVVTTPQEVSLADVRKSINFLQYANANILGVVENMSGLICPHCRERIDLFKSGGGKALAEKYGLDFLGAVPLDPATVVAGDIGTPVVLLDEDSPAKSALMDVGDRVAEAAFKSLEAASSVHG is encoded by the coding sequence ATGAGTTCATGTTCGTCCACCGGAGGGAGCTGTCCGTCCTCCGGAGCTGATGGTCCCAGTGCCAAACAACAGCTCCAGGACGGGTTGATTTCTTCCACCCTGGCGAAAATCAAGTATAAATTGTTCATTATGTCCGGCAAGGGCGGGGTCGGGAAAAGTTCCGTGTCCGTGAACCTGGCTGCGGCACTGGCCAGCAAAGGGTTCAAGGTCGGGCTGCTGGATGTGGACATCCATGGTCCCAGTGTTCCCACTCTGTTGGGCCTCAAGGGGCTGCTGGACGTGGACCGCGGGTCGCTGATCAAGCCCAAGGAATATTCTGAGAATCTGCATGTGGTTTCCATGGAATCCTTGCTTAAAGATCCAGACCAGGCCGTGCTCTGGCGTGGTCCCATGAAAACGTCGGCCATTCGGCAGTTCGTCTCCGACGTGCAGTGGGGGGATTTGGATTTTTTGGTGGTGGACTCGCCCCCGGGTACGGGTGACGAACCCATGACCGTGCTTAAGACCATCCCGGAGGCGCTCTGTGTGGTGGTGACCACGCCGCAGGAAGTCTCGTTAGCCGATGTGCGTAAGTCCATCAACTTTTTACAGTATGCCAACGCCAACATCCTTGGTGTTGTGGAAAATATGAGTGGCTTGATTTGTCCGCACTGTCGTGAACGGATTGATCTGTTCAAAAGCGGCGGTGGCAAGGCGTTGGCCGAAAAGTACGGACTGGACTTCCTCGGGGCCGTTCCCCTGGATCCCGCTACTGTCGTGGCGGGGGACATCGGAACCCCCGTGGTCTTGCTTGACGAGGATTCTCCGGCAAAGAGCGCTTTGATGGACGTGGGGGACCGCGTTGCCGAAGCTGCGTTCAAGAGTCTGGAGGCCGCCAGTTCGGTGCACGGTTAG
- the pgsA gene encoding CDP-diacylglycerol--glycerol-3-phosphate 3-phosphatidyltransferase — protein sequence MFNLPNSLTLARVGAVPLIILLMYFPGAFTAWLATLVFVAACITDMLDGMLARRRSQVTSMGKFLDPLADKLLICSVLVMLVHQGRAPAWVVILILGRELAVTGMRAIAAERGLVVAADNFGKLKTVLQIVALVPLIFGRELLGLDLPSIGTFLLYAALVLTVFSGGNYLYNFYVNLLHDQGKEDESV from the coding sequence ATGTTCAATTTGCCTAATTCGCTGACATTGGCCCGAGTGGGGGCTGTCCCGCTGATCATCCTTCTGATGTACTTTCCGGGAGCATTTACGGCATGGCTTGCCACTCTTGTTTTTGTGGCGGCATGCATCACGGACATGCTGGACGGTATGCTGGCCAGGCGCCGCAGTCAGGTTACAAGCATGGGAAAGTTTTTGGATCCCCTGGCGGACAAGCTGCTGATTTGTTCCGTGCTGGTTATGCTCGTACACCAGGGGCGGGCACCGGCCTGGGTGGTGATCTTGATCCTCGGCCGCGAATTGGCGGTCACCGGGATGCGTGCCATCGCTGCGGAGCGGGGATTGGTTGTTGCCGCAGACAATTTCGGCAAGCTCAAAACCGTGTTGCAAATCGTGGCGTTGGTTCCTCTGATTTTTGGTCGGGAACTATTGGGCTTGGACCTTCCGTCCATCGGAACATTCTTGCTGTACGCGGCATTGGTGCTCACAGTCTTTTCCGGCGGGAACTACCTGTACAACTTCTATGTAAACCTGTTACATGATCAGGGAAAGGAAGACGAAAGCGTCTGA